The following are from one region of the Centroberyx gerrardi isolate f3 chromosome 16, fCenGer3.hap1.cur.20231027, whole genome shotgun sequence genome:
- the LOC139925545 gene encoding alpha-1A adrenergic receptor-like, with protein MNLSIDNATNLWKNGSSELDDGAEGSSSRVNFSNNSTGNQTENSEVDLTRAIPLGLVLGAFIVFAIVGNILVILSVVCNRHLRTPTNYFIINLAIADLLLGTTVLPVSATLEILNYWVFGRIFCDIWAAVDVLCCTASIMSLCVISIDRYIGVSHPLQYPGIVTEKRALLAMLGVWVLSVVISIGPLLGWKQPPSPDDTVCPITEEPFYALFSSLGSFYIPLVVILAMYCRVYIVAKRTTKNLEAGVMRERMNSSELTLRIHKGSQVHEDPGSSGAGKGRAHQARSSLTVKLLKFSREKKAAKTLGVVVGMFTLCWLPFFLALPIGSFNVNLRPPDTLFKVIFWLGYFNSCLNPIIYPCYSREFKLAFIRILRCQCHRRKRPGWRAYNYRSSNFSSSGHSRKGSAEHNSNCLNGSQRTLPSSASPSPSYLSRSLPPCPEGDTLYIWGAATPTATTPTLLPGSPSDCPLGAGRGEVGGGSVGASPAEETTGGVFSFSFGKSRDRDGMDKDSITPEDKV; from the exons ATGAATCTGAGCATTGACAATGCCACAAACTTGTGGAAAAATGGTTCCTCGGAACTTGACGACGGGGCAGAGGGCTCATCGTCCCGGGTTAACTTTTCCAACAACTCCACGGGGAACCAAACGGAGAACAGTGAAGTGGATCTCACCCGAGCCATCCCGCTCGGCTTGGTCCTGGGGGCTTTCATCGTGTTCGCCATCGTGGGCAACATCCTCGTCATCCTGTCGGTGGTGTGCAACAGGCACCTGCGGACCCCGACTAACTACTTCATCATCAACCTGGCCATCGCCGACCTGCTGCTGGGCACCACGGTGCTCCCGGTGTCCGCCACTCTGGAGATCCTGAACTACTGGGTGTTCGGCAGGATCTTCTGTGATATCTGGGCGGCGGTGGACGTGCTGTGCTGCACCGCGTCCATCATGAGCCTGTGCGTAATATCCATCGACCGCTACATCGGAGTGAGCCACCCGCTGCAGTACCCGGGCATCGTGACGGAGAAGCGGGCGCTGCTGGCCATGCTCGGGGTGTGGGTGCTGTCGGTGGTCATCTCCATCGGACCTCTTCTCGGGTGGAAGCAGCCGCCGTCGCCGGACGACACGGTGTGCCCCATCACCGAGGAGCCGTTTTAcgcgctcttctcctccctcggcTCCTTCTACATTCCCCTCGTCGTTATACTGGCGATGTACTGCCGGGTGTACATCGTCGCTAAACGGACCACTAAGAACCTGGAGGCCGGCGTGATGCGCGAGAGGATGAACTCCAGCGAGCTGACCCTCAGGATCCACAAGGGATCTCAGGTGCACGAGGACCCCGGCAGCTCCGGCGCCGGGAAGGGCCGCGCGCACCAAGCGAGAAGTTCCCTCACGGTGAAACTTCTGAAATTCTCCCGGGAGAAGAAAGCGGCTAAAACTTTGGGAGTTGTGGTCGGCATGTTTACGCTTTGTTGGCTGCCCTTCTTCCTCGCCTTACCCATAG gGTCTTTCAATGTGAACCTGCGCCCGCCCGATACGCTCTTCAAAGTGATCTTCTGGCTGGGCTACTTCAACAGCTGCCTGAACCCCATCATCTACCCCTGCTACAGCCGCGAGTTCAAGCTGGCCTTCATCCGCATCCTCCGGTGCCAGTGTCACCGGCGGAAGCGGCCCGGGTGGCGGGCGTACAACTACCGCTCCTCCAACTTCAGCTCGTCCGGACACTCGCGCAAAGGCTCCGCCGAGCACAACTCCAACTGCTTGAACGGCAGCCAGCGCACCCTGCCGTCCTCggccagccccagccccagctaCCTGAGCAGGAGCCTGCCACCCTGCCCAGAGGGGGACACCCTCTACATCTGGGGGGCCGCCACCCCAACCgccaccacccccaccctcctgcCCGGCAGCCCCTCAGACTGTCCGCTGGGAGCtgggagaggggaggtgggTGGAGGCTCTGTGGGAGCGAGTCCGGCGGAGGAAACTACTGGCGGCGtgttctctttctcctttggGAAGAGCAGAGACAGGGACGGGATGGACAAAGATAGCATCACGCCTGAGGACAAGGTCTGA
- the LOC139925548 gene encoding gastrotropin-like, with translation MAFTGKYQLESQENYEEFLEAVGLLNAKTDCKVVTDVVQDGNDFTWTQTIPNRTWSNKFTVGQECELETMTGAKFKAPVTMEGGKISIQFPQYFFTAEMIEDKFIMTCITPGEKGVVFKRVNKRI, from the exons ATGGCCTTCACTGGGAAATATCAACTGGAGAGTCAAGAAAACTATGAGGAGTTTCTGGAAGCAGTCG GACTTCTCAATGCCAAGACAGACTGCAAAGTGGTAACGGACGTGGTTCAGGATGGGAACGACTTCACCTGGACACAGACCATCCCCAACCGGACCTGGTCCAATAAGTTCACTGTTGGCCAGGAATGTGAGCTGGAGACAATGACAGGCGCCAAATTCAAG GCCCCCGTCACCATGGAGGGTGGCAAGATTTCAATACAGTTTCCGCAGTACTTCTTCACAGCAGAGATGATTGAAGATAAGTTTATAATG ACCTGCATAACTCCAGGAGAGAAGGGTGTGGTGTTCAAAAGAGTTAACAAGAGGATCTAA
- the LOC139925532 gene encoding 5-hydroxytryptamine receptor 4-like: MICIPGINASENHSLAADGSTSALLLQSTAAKVCVLCLLLPIPIFAMLGNLLIMAAVARFQSLQTPTDAFVVSLAMADFLVAALVMPFSLVRSIDTCAAQQENQTCLAAFHVPYALATSTVCFFIPVGFMLFAYGKILLAARRQARWIHAMEHQAGQLQMSRSPTRADPSRQGQASVESGSLKKERKAAKTLGLLMGVFLFCWLPFFSVSMAHPLWGYSISPVVLEASMWLGYANSSLNPFLYASFNRSYRRTFVAILGCGILGRQLRACLDSSHFDRQAHTVVT, translated from the exons ATGATTTGCATCCCTGGGATCAACGCCTCAGAGAACCACAGCCTGGCTGCTGATGGCAGCacttctgctctcctcctccaaagCACCGCTGCTAAAGTCTGTGTGCTGTGCCTCCTCCTTCCCATCCCTATCTTCGCCATGCTGGGGAACCTGCTCATCATGGCCGCAGTGGCACGCTTCCAAAGCCTCCAGACGCCCACCGATGCTTTTGTGGTTTCCCTGGCAATGGCGGATTTCCTGGTTGCTGCGCTGGTGATGCCGTTCAGTCTGGTGCGTTCCATCGACACCTG CGCCGCACAGCAGGAGAACCAGACCTGCCTGGCCGCCTTCCACGTCCCCTACGCCCTGGCCACCTCCACGGTCTGCTTTTTCATCCCAGTGGGTTTCATGCTGTTTGCCTATGGGAAAATCCTCTTGGCAGCCCGGAGACAGGCGAGGTGGATCCATGCCATGGAGCACCAGGCCGGGCAGCTTCAGATGAGCCGGAGCCCCACGAGGGCCGACCCCAGCAGACAAGGCCAGGCCAGCGTGGAGAGCGGCTCTctgaagaaggaaaggaaggctGCTAAGACGTTGGGTCTGCTCATGGGGGTCTTCCTGTTCTGCTGGCTCCCTTTCTTCAGCGTGAGCATGGCCCACCCTCTGTGGGGCTACAGCATCAGCCCCGTGGTCCTGGAGGCCTCCATGTGGCTCGGCTACGCAAACTCTTCTCTGAACCCTTTCCTCTATGCCTCATTCAACAGGAGCTACCGGCGTACGTTTGTAGCCATCTTGGGCTGTGGGATTTTGGGCAGGCAGCTAAGAGCGTGTTTGGACTCCTCACACTTTGATAGGCAAGCACACACTGTTGTTACCTAG